A stretch of the Pristis pectinata isolate sPriPec2 chromosome 7, sPriPec2.1.pri, whole genome shotgun sequence genome encodes the following:
- the LOC127572668 gene encoding uncharacterized protein LOC127572668 produces MAPTPGSNRFREVGGTPCHGYKNLRTGIKIESQQLFANRRKNMGSPDEKGKISFTPRHRLVTPLISNTLDHLISSIENSHKKSERPVSPNLAMLRMTPGLQQKQKLLQEKHLKAKSSVDKIPIGGGISLWPEMDNMRLTRGEVIGLAITSFLLSAAVFVMFEYLHGPSLLHLNLYSGRVRAFHRDHPLSSSSELALNQSLIRWHKDFWKLLEKIQWQFEAPFHVTFILYVLLYIAGIMILLYYLVDNMIQKSRLTPKRTKNWLVLLVVAASWTLLMMKLLIAAHNLEHAIEETVYRLKEELAELAVTGHDLRCFHDIVSYWQFRCLPPTKRGILKIFGLIKVHDVSFYFQYYSLPVITALCTPVIKLLLALKAVYTRPCGS; encoded by the exons ATGGCTCCAACTCCTGGATCAAACAGATTTCGGGAAGTAGGTGGCACTCCATGCCATGGATACAAGAATCTCCGtacaggaataaaaatagaatctCAACAGCTCTTTGCAAACAGAAGGAAAAACATGGGATCTCCTGATGAAAAAGGGAAAATCTCTTTTACTCCACGACATCGATTGGTAACACCCTTAATTTCAAACACACTTGATCATCTTAT CTCCAGTATTGAAAACAGCCACAAAAAGTCAGAAAGACCAGTCAGCCCAAATCTTGCAATGCTTAGAATGACTCCAG GTCTTCAgcagaaacaaaagcttttacAGGAAAAACATCTAAAGGCAAAATCCTCAGTAGACAAGATTCCTATAGGTGGTGGC ATTAGTTTATGGCCAGAAATGGACAATATGAGACTTACTAGAGGAGAAGTAATTGGTCTTGCAATAACATCTTTTCTGTTAAGTGCTGCTGTTTTCGTCATGTTTGAATACCTGCATG GCCCGTCACTTTTGCATTTAAATCTCTATAGTGGGAGAGTGAGAGCATTCCACAGGGACCATCCTCTTTCAAGCAGCTCTGAACTAGCCCTCAACCAATCACTCATAAGGTGGCACAAAGATTTCTggaagttattg gaaaagattcaatggCAATTTGAAGCGCCCTTTCATGTGACCTTCATTCTGTATGTATTGCTATACATTGCTGGGATAATGATACTGCTTTACTACCTCGTAGATAACATGATTCAGAAAAGCAGActcactccaaagagaacaaaaaaCTG GTTGGTTCTGCTGGTGGTTGCTGCATCATGGACCTTGCTAATGATGAAGCTGCTGATTGCTGCTCACAATCTTGAACATGCAATTGAAGAAACAGTGTACAGATTAAAAGAAGAACTG GCGGAGCTAGCGGTTACAGGGCATGATCTTCGCTGCTTCCATGACATTGTTAGCTATTGGCAATTCCGATGCCTTCCTCCAACAAAGCGGGGGATTTTGAAAATTTTTGGGCTAATAAAAGTCCATGATGTCTCATTTTACTTTCAGTATTATAGTCTGCCAGTGATTACAGCGTTGTGCACACCAGTTATTAAATTATTACTTGCACTGAAGGCTGTCTACACCAGGCCATGTGGAAGCTAA